In the Deinococcus ficus genome, one interval contains:
- a CDS encoding SDR family NAD(P)-dependent oxidoreductase: protein MTGAQEQGRVVVLTGASSGIGRATAVELAARGYRLVLAARRAGELLALAMELDPTGTRAVAVPVDVTSPDARAFLMDTARTVFGRVDVLVNNAGVTVEQGWWWDDPDPLRVLRVNLEAPIELTRLVLPEMRARGSGHVVNIGSVAGRAATNGMYSASKFGMRGFSLALRRELLGSGVHVSLIAPGFVKSEMTARAQLPMPGPEVVARAVADVLERPRREVIVPGVYRALAWLDRRLPALADVIVTRVLMRRRYGHGRPHG from the coding sequence ATGACCGGGGCACAGGAGCAGGGGCGGGTGGTGGTCCTGACCGGCGCGTCCAGCGGGATCGGGCGGGCCACGGCGGTGGAACTGGCGGCGCGCGGGTACCGGCTGGTCCTGGCGGCGCGGCGGGCGGGGGAACTGCTGGCCCTGGCGATGGAGCTGGACCCCACCGGCACGCGGGCGGTGGCGGTGCCGGTGGACGTGACCTCGCCGGACGCGCGGGCGTTCCTGATGGACACGGCCCGGACGGTGTTCGGGCGGGTGGACGTGCTGGTCAACAACGCGGGCGTGACGGTGGAGCAGGGCTGGTGGTGGGACGATCCGGACCCCCTGCGGGTGCTGCGGGTGAACCTGGAAGCGCCCATCGAGCTCACGCGGCTGGTGCTGCCGGAGATGCGGGCGCGGGGCAGCGGGCACGTGGTGAACATCGGGAGCGTGGCGGGCCGCGCGGCGACGAACGGCATGTACAGTGCCAGCAAGTTCGGCATGCGGGGCTTCTCGCTGGCCCTGCGGCGGGAACTGCTGGGCAGCGGCGTGCACGTCAGCCTGATCGCGCCGGGGTTCGTGAAAAGCGAGATGACCGCCCGCGCGCAGCTGCCCATGCCCGGGCCGGAGGTGGTGGCCCGCGCGGTCGCGGACGTGCTGGAGCGCCCGCGGCGGGAGGTGATCGTCCCGGGCGTGTACCGGGCGCTGGCGTGGCTGGACCGCCGGCTGCCCGCCCTGGCGGACGTGATCGTCACGCGGGTGCTCATGCGCCGCCGCTACGGGCACGGCCGCCCGCACGGGTGA
- the rnr gene encoding ribonuclease R — protein sequence MKKDNAASAAQNRQVKKADQAEPGMPAPRKASEASTAAPQTGARQKAAAPRRTPLPEDTVDNTKPAAKRGQKKDRQPDAVTPPEVAVTETAPQAAVPKPKRAARKPAEDTAAAVPPARTTRAKKTAAAPALEVTPALAEPAPTALEQTPVESPAPRRGRQPKAKAATPAAAVDTGTDVPAVAEPQPAPSKPARATRGRGKAVPVPEVEVTPTAEAGPVEPPAAEPGPAKRRGRTAKSVDAVAEPVSPAADLVPPTPVKRGRRKKADVDAEAALPALTDEVVIEPEAAVVAEPVILDPPKRRGRKPKAAPAPAEELPPLAGVEEVHATGDAPLAVPTTTGATTGPLVDSPVAVLEPEDLPAEHTPPVREGRQGRRGTPVSVTEPDEAAGQGNPAQELVIAQLRKLGRPLHVRDLEKTFTRQALEKVGGWRELGDLLEELVEAGTVIRTRKKTYGLPEAMSLVRGRFQASAAGFGFVIPDSGGDDFYIPAEQTMEAWNGDIVLVRMEGRGDRGDDRGARGSRRGQKGDGNPRASVIRIVQRAYSQLVGTLEFHHGHPILKPDDHRARHRILLLPEGLEGLEAGARVVTELFWPEHTGEDEVFGQIKRVLGAEDDPETETEAVIVKFGLRGEFPPEVEAQAAAIPTQIPPEALVGRLDLREFNIFTVDGRDAKDFDDAIHIQPTPEGNFVVGVHIADVSHYVQEGAPLDEEAYARATSVYLPGRVLPMLPEHLSNGVCSLVPYEDRLTLTAMVELSPEGEILHVQLAPSVINSKARLTYDEVQAYSEATATLPDHARHLEGDLHLLLKITSKLRQKRLREGSLDFKMREVKVDVGPDGRMELIPIREETARGMIEDLMLLANKVVAHELLQREIPALFRIHEEPTLQRFQEVTQAIGRLGFAFPGGEPTPQAYQAVLKQVRGTPRESVVNTLLLRSMQQAKYAGENLGHFGLAFDEYLHFTSPIRRYPDLLVHRVLKDMLAGDLKAGGREVAQLQSRLPEMGNHTSDRERAAAEAERDLTKYYQAKWAQEHLNQTFTGNVSGVVASGLYVALDNGVEGKLHISNLDDDYYIFIEDAQMLRGRSHGRTFRLGDPMTVTISAVNPLARMIDFTQESTDMDTDHKPRARRREDREAERREKLAGVQPSAPRKFTLDDPAPVMSSPSAGRGQGGAGRSGGRGYQRAERGSNDRSGSRSNQAQGRTFGGMAVGERPDRGDRQDRGGSRGGNPRRVITLERPRNEHLRPVNITVQRMYFGDWTIENMPPEESQGGRGDRYPRPDRGGSERGGRGYSRGANDRGAVRNLNGAQAGEQPRQAPPAPRPQAPVQAAPDASADAGGDDAKRRRRRRGRRGGNGSGAGGTE from the coding sequence GTGAAAAAAGACAATGCCGCGAGTGCCGCGCAGAACCGTCAGGTGAAGAAAGCCGATCAGGCCGAGCCCGGCATGCCGGCGCCCCGCAAGGCCAGCGAAGCGAGCACAGCCGCCCCTCAGACCGGCGCGCGCCAGAAGGCCGCAGCGCCCCGCAGGACCCCCCTGCCGGAGGACACCGTAGACAACACGAAACCTGCCGCGAAACGCGGCCAGAAAAAAGACCGCCAGCCGGACGCCGTCACCCCGCCCGAGGTGGCCGTGACGGAAACGGCCCCGCAGGCGGCCGTCCCCAAGCCCAAGCGCGCCGCCCGGAAACCGGCAGAGGACACCGCCGCAGCCGTGCCTCCTGCCCGGACGACCCGCGCGAAGAAAACGGCGGCGGCCCCCGCACTGGAGGTCACCCCGGCCCTTGCCGAGCCGGCCCCGACCGCCCTGGAGCAGACTCCGGTGGAGTCCCCGGCACCCCGGCGCGGCCGCCAGCCGAAAGCGAAAGCCGCAACCCCGGCCGCCGCCGTGGACACCGGCACCGACGTGCCGGCTGTGGCTGAACCCCAGCCAGCCCCCTCCAAACCCGCGCGGGCGACCCGCGGCCGGGGCAAAGCGGTTCCCGTGCCCGAGGTGGAGGTCACCCCGACCGCCGAGGCCGGGCCGGTGGAACCGCCCGCGGCTGAGCCCGGACCGGCCAAGCGCCGCGGCCGGACCGCGAAGTCTGTGGATGCCGTGGCGGAGCCCGTCTCCCCGGCGGCGGATCTCGTGCCGCCCACGCCCGTGAAGCGCGGCCGCAGAAAGAAGGCGGACGTGGACGCCGAGGCCGCCCTGCCGGCCCTGACCGACGAGGTCGTCATCGAGCCGGAAGCGGCCGTGGTGGCCGAGCCGGTGATTCTGGACCCGCCCAAGCGCCGGGGCCGCAAGCCGAAGGCCGCGCCGGCCCCCGCGGAGGAGTTGCCGCCGCTGGCGGGCGTGGAGGAGGTGCACGCGACCGGGGACGCGCCGCTGGCGGTGCCCACCACGACAGGCGCGACGACCGGGCCGCTGGTGGACTCGCCGGTGGCCGTGCTGGAGCCGGAGGACCTCCCGGCCGAGCACACGCCCCCCGTGCGGGAAGGCCGCCAGGGCCGGCGCGGGACGCCGGTCAGTGTGACCGAACCGGACGAGGCCGCCGGGCAGGGCAACCCTGCGCAGGAGCTGGTGATCGCGCAGCTGCGCAAGCTGGGCCGCCCGCTGCACGTGCGCGACCTGGAAAAAACCTTTACCCGGCAGGCGCTGGAGAAGGTGGGCGGCTGGCGTGAGCTGGGCGACCTGCTGGAGGAACTGGTGGAGGCCGGCACGGTCATCCGCACCCGCAAGAAAACCTATGGGCTGCCGGAGGCGATGAGCCTGGTGCGCGGGCGCTTCCAGGCGTCGGCGGCGGGCTTCGGGTTCGTGATCCCGGACTCCGGCGGGGACGACTTCTACATTCCGGCGGAGCAGACGATGGAGGCCTGGAACGGCGACATCGTGCTGGTGCGCATGGAAGGTCGCGGGGACCGCGGCGACGACCGTGGCGCCCGCGGGTCCCGGCGCGGCCAGAAGGGCGACGGGAACCCGCGCGCCAGCGTGATCCGGATCGTGCAGCGGGCGTACTCGCAGCTGGTGGGCACGCTGGAATTCCATCACGGGCACCCGATCCTGAAACCGGACGACCACCGCGCCCGGCACCGCATCCTGCTGCTCCCGGAGGGCCTGGAGGGCCTGGAAGCCGGGGCGCGCGTGGTGACCGAGCTGTTCTGGCCGGAGCACACCGGCGAGGACGAGGTGTTCGGGCAGATCAAGCGCGTGCTGGGCGCCGAGGACGACCCGGAGACGGAAACCGAGGCGGTGATCGTGAAGTTCGGGCTGCGCGGCGAGTTCCCGCCCGAGGTGGAGGCGCAGGCGGCCGCAATTCCCACGCAGATTCCGCCGGAGGCCCTGGTGGGTCGGCTGGACCTGCGCGAGTTCAACATCTTCACCGTGGACGGCCGCGACGCCAAGGACTTTGACGACGCCATTCACATCCAGCCGACCCCGGAGGGGAACTTCGTGGTGGGCGTGCACATCGCGGACGTCAGCCACTACGTGCAGGAGGGCGCGCCGCTGGACGAGGAGGCGTACGCCCGCGCGACCAGCGTGTACCTGCCCGGCCGGGTGCTGCCCATGCTGCCCGAGCACCTCAGCAACGGCGTGTGCAGCCTGGTGCCGTACGAGGACCGCCTGACCCTGACGGCCATGGTGGAACTGTCCCCGGAAGGCGAGATCCTGCACGTGCAGCTCGCGCCCAGCGTGATCAACAGCAAGGCGCGCCTCACGTACGACGAGGTGCAGGCCTACAGCGAGGCGACCGCCACCCTGCCGGACCACGCCCGGCACCTGGAAGGCGACCTGCACCTGCTGCTGAAGATCACCAGCAAACTCCGCCAGAAGCGGCTGCGGGAAGGCAGCCTGGACTTCAAGATGCGCGAGGTCAAGGTGGACGTCGGCCCGGACGGCCGCATGGAACTCATTCCCATCCGCGAGGAAACCGCCCGCGGCATGATCGAGGACCTGATGCTGCTGGCGAACAAGGTCGTCGCGCACGAACTGCTGCAGCGCGAGATCCCGGCCCTGTTCCGCATCCACGAGGAACCCACCTTGCAACGCTTCCAGGAGGTCACGCAGGCCATCGGGCGTCTGGGCTTCGCGTTCCCGGGCGGGGAACCCACCCCGCAGGCGTACCAGGCGGTGCTGAAGCAGGTGCGCGGTACGCCGCGCGAGAGCGTGGTGAACACCCTGCTGCTGCGCAGCATGCAGCAGGCCAAGTACGCCGGCGAGAACCTGGGTCACTTCGGCCTGGCCTTCGACGAGTACCTGCACTTCACCAGCCCCATCCGCCGGTACCCGGACCTTCTGGTGCACCGCGTGCTGAAGGACATGCTCGCGGGCGACCTGAAGGCCGGCGGCCGCGAGGTCGCGCAGTTGCAGTCGCGCCTCCCGGAGATGGGCAATCACACCAGTGACCGTGAACGCGCGGCCGCCGAGGCCGAACGTGACCTGACGAAGTACTACCAGGCGAAGTGGGCTCAGGAGCACCTGAACCAGACCTTCACAGGGAACGTGTCGGGCGTGGTCGCCAGCGGGCTGTACGTGGCGCTGGACAACGGCGTGGAAGGCAAGCTGCACATCAGCAACCTGGACGACGACTACTACATCTTCATCGAGGACGCGCAGATGCTCCGGGGCCGCAGCCACGGGCGCACCTTCCGCCTGGGTGACCCCATGACCGTCACCATCAGCGCCGTGAACCCCCTGGCGCGCATGATCGACTTTACGCAGGAGAGTACCGACATGGACACTGACCACAAACCCCGCGCCCGCCGCCGCGAGGACCGCGAGGCCGAACGCCGCGAGAAGCTCGCGGGCGTGCAGCCCAGCGCCCCCCGCAAGTTCACGCTGGACGACCCGGCCCCCGTCATGAGCAGCCCCAGTGCCGGGCGCGGCCAGGGCGGCGCGGGCCGCAGCGGCGGCCGCGGGTACCAGCGCGCCGAGCGCGGCAGCAACGACCGCAGCGGCAGCCGCAGCAACCAGGCCCAGGGCCGCACGTTCGGCGGGATGGCCGTGGGCGAGCGCCCGGACCGCGGGGACCGGCAGGACCGCGGCGGCTCCCGCGGTGGGAACCCCCGGCGCGTGATCACCCTGGAACGCCCCCGCAACGAGCACCTGCGCCCGGTGAACATCACCGTGCAGCGCATGTACTTCGGGGACTGGACCATCGAGAACATGCCGCCCGAGGAAAGCCAGGGCGGCCGGGGCGACCGGTACCCCCGTCCGGACCGGGGCGGCAGCGAGCGCGGCGGCCGCGGGTACTCCCGGGGTGCGAACGACCGGGGTGCCGTGCGGAACCTCAACGGCGCCCAGGCCGGCGAGCAGCCCCGTCAGGCCCCGCCCGCCCCGCGGCCCCAGGCGCCGGTCCAGGCCGCTCCGGACGCGTCGGCTGACGCGGGCGGGGACGACGCCAAGCGCCGCCGGCGCCGCCGCGGACGCCGGGGCGGCAACGGCTCGGGCGCCGGCGGCACCGAGTAA
- a CDS encoding S8 family serine peptidase: protein MPRLPLLLLATATLLGAGGHAIRLVPIPALPPGTPAPVQPLPDLPVLQPDPVRPSPPTPAPTPAYAPRDPLYPRQWSLQAIHIPEAWALTRGGPVTVAVLDTGFVNSPELTGRVVNGYDFVRDVTRAGDGTGRDADATALGPYAYHGEVVANVIAAAHDGRGMAGINPQAKIVHVRVAGTDGMIDVPDLVDGLKWAAGLSVPGVPANPNPARILNLSLYADFIPLTRCDARVQAALDAVTARGVLVVAGAANDGKDAAGYSPAGCRNVLTVTSVREQGTRPAYANWGRTVGLAAPGGEQGRGITVSSVSGPGGERSPDGTSMAAPHVTGVASLLLGARATLTPAQLRDLLTRNTTPFPAGGCDPDPLKSCGAGLLNAQAALKALLTPTARK from the coding sequence ATGCCCCGCCTCCCGCTGCTCCTGCTCGCCACGGCCACCCTGCTCGGCGCGGGCGGCCACGCCATCCGGCTGGTCCCGATTCCCGCCCTGCCGCCCGGCACGCCCGCCCCCGTGCAGCCCCTGCCGGACCTGCCCGTCCTGCAACCCGACCCCGTCCGCCCCAGCCCGCCCACCCCCGCACCCACACCCGCCTACGCGCCCCGAGACCCCCTCTACCCCCGGCAGTGGAGCCTGCAGGCCATCCACATCCCGGAAGCCTGGGCCCTTACCCGCGGCGGGCCGGTCACGGTCGCCGTGCTCGACACCGGGTTCGTGAACTCCCCGGAACTCACCGGACGGGTCGTGAACGGGTACGACTTCGTGCGGGACGTCACCCGCGCGGGCGACGGCACCGGCCGCGACGCGGACGCCACCGCCCTCGGCCCCTACGCGTACCACGGCGAGGTCGTCGCCAACGTCATCGCCGCCGCCCACGACGGCCGCGGTATGGCCGGCATCAACCCCCAGGCGAAGATCGTGCACGTGCGCGTCGCCGGCACCGACGGCATGATTGATGTGCCCGATCTCGTTGACGGCCTGAAATGGGCCGCCGGCCTCAGCGTGCCCGGCGTACCCGCCAACCCCAACCCCGCCCGCATCCTGAACCTCAGCCTGTACGCCGACTTCATTCCCCTCACCCGCTGCGACGCCCGCGTGCAGGCCGCCCTGGACGCCGTGACCGCCCGCGGCGTGCTGGTCGTGGCCGGCGCCGCCAACGACGGCAAGGACGCCGCCGGGTACTCCCCCGCCGGCTGCCGCAACGTCCTGACCGTCACCAGCGTCCGCGAACAGGGCACCCGGCCCGCCTACGCCAACTGGGGCCGCACCGTCGGCCTCGCCGCGCCCGGCGGGGAACAGGGCCGAGGTATCACCGTCAGCAGCGTCAGCGGCCCCGGCGGCGAACGTAGCCCCGACGGCACCAGCATGGCCGCCCCGCATGTCACCGGCGTTGCCAGCCTGCTCCTCGGCGCCCGCGCCACCCTGACCCCGGCGCAACTGCGGGACCTGCTCACCCGCAACACCACGCCCTTTCCCGCCGGGGGCTGTGACCCCGACCCGCTGAAAAGCTGCGGCGCCGGCCTGCTGAACGCCCAGGCGGCCCTGAAGGCCCTCCTCACCCCCACCGCCCGCAAATAA
- a CDS encoding metallophosphoesterase: MRKFIAIGDVHADFDTMWAALRAASCADAQGRPTPPVQAGLFQVVLIGDLVHPKNEREYARVAGLPRFNASDPDHLTLAAREQARQLDRLREYQLQAPHAVHILLGNHDDAVLHPRFVLGTSSGLKHVEFDPAHGGVPLPAHLHEWMSTFLRELRVGSAGGDLHFAHVSPLPAHTHYDDLFYADHSPKRWFVDAPDYVRMAGLQYGVYGHTQIQGGILLEDDHRFAMIDALQSREYLELMFDPASTDPVRVVRAVPF, from the coding sequence GTGCGCAAGTTCATCGCCATCGGGGACGTCCACGCCGACTTCGACACCATGTGGGCGGCCCTGCGTGCCGCCAGCTGCGCGGACGCGCAGGGCCGCCCCACCCCGCCCGTCCAGGCCGGGCTGTTCCAGGTCGTCCTGATCGGCGACCTCGTCCACCCCAAGAACGAACGCGAGTACGCCCGCGTCGCCGGACTCCCCCGCTTCAACGCCAGCGACCCCGACCACCTGACCCTCGCCGCCCGGGAACAGGCCCGGCAGCTCGACCGGCTGCGCGAGTACCAGCTTCAGGCGCCGCACGCCGTGCACATCCTGCTCGGCAACCACGACGACGCCGTGCTCCACCCCCGCTTCGTCCTTGGCACCAGCAGCGGCCTCAAACACGTGGAATTCGACCCCGCGCATGGCGGCGTGCCCCTCCCCGCCCACCTGCACGAGTGGATGAGCACCTTCCTGCGTGAACTGCGCGTCGGCAGCGCGGGCGGCGACCTGCACTTTGCGCACGTCAGCCCCCTCCCGGCCCACACCCACTACGACGACCTCTTCTACGCCGACCACAGCCCCAAACGCTGGTTCGTCGACGCGCCCGACTACGTCCGCATGGCCGGGCTCCAGTACGGTGTGTACGGCCACACCCAGATCCAGGGCGGCATCCTCCTCGAGGACGACCACCGCTTCGCCATGATCGACGCCCTGCAATCCCGCGAGTACCTGGAGCTCATGTTCGACCCCGCCAGCACCGACCCCGTGCGCGTCGTGCGCGCCGTGCCCTTCTGA
- a CDS encoding App1 family protein, with translation MSALKTAFKALLPALERGGSFADRTFNGIVQPRRARGKLILQAYVGWGTPREVELSGRVLLPRTPQRAMKGDTRLRNFSNVMRRMLSREVGGITVQGTLDGQVVQAVSDLDGYFNLKFTPAQPLPAGWHQVTLTMPGRDAPDGTGQVGTGQAGVGQGRRARVQVIDCARYGIISDLDDTVIQSDVTSVPRMLQTVLTGNARTRLPFPGVGALYRALTRDGLERNPIFYVSSSPWNFFDLLLSFLDYRRIPLGPLFLRNWGFDLLRGHGEYKHGVIEGILTRFPQLPFILVGDSGEKDPEIYAEIVRRHPNRVLAVYIRDVTTDAMRDQGVLDLAREVRKAGVDLVLARDSLAAAGHALAAGFITPDEYRAVMESVQDTAAHTT, from the coding sequence GTGAGTGCGCTCAAGACTGCCTTCAAGGCCCTGCTGCCCGCCCTGGAGCGCGGCGGGAGTTTCGCGGACCGGACCTTCAACGGCATCGTGCAGCCCCGCCGCGCGCGCGGGAAACTGATCCTGCAGGCGTACGTGGGCTGGGGCACCCCCCGCGAGGTGGAACTCTCCGGGCGGGTGCTGCTGCCCCGCACCCCGCAGCGCGCCATGAAGGGCGACACGCGGCTGAGGAACTTCTCGAACGTGATGCGCCGCATGCTCTCCCGGGAGGTCGGCGGCATCACCGTGCAGGGCACCCTGGACGGACAGGTCGTGCAGGCCGTCAGCGACCTGGACGGGTACTTCAACCTGAAGTTCACGCCCGCGCAGCCCCTGCCCGCCGGCTGGCATCAGGTCACCCTGACCATGCCGGGCCGCGACGCGCCGGACGGCACCGGCCAGGTGGGCACCGGGCAGGCCGGGGTGGGACAGGGCCGCCGCGCCCGCGTGCAGGTCATCGACTGCGCCCGTTACGGCATCATCAGCGACCTGGACGACACCGTCATCCAGTCGGACGTGACCAGCGTGCCCCGCATGCTCCAGACCGTCCTGACCGGCAACGCCCGCACCCGCCTGCCCTTCCCCGGGGTGGGGGCCCTGTACCGCGCCCTGACCCGCGACGGCCTGGAACGCAACCCGATCTTCTACGTGAGCAGCAGCCCATGGAATTTCTTCGACCTGCTGCTGAGCTTCCTGGATTACCGCCGCATTCCGCTGGGCCCGCTGTTCCTGCGCAACTGGGGGTTCGACCTGCTGCGGGGGCACGGCGAGTACAAGCACGGCGTCATCGAGGGCATCCTGACCCGCTTTCCGCAGCTGCCGTTCATCCTGGTGGGCGACAGCGGCGAGAAGGACCCGGAGATCTACGCGGAGATCGTGCGCCGCCACCCGAACCGGGTGCTGGCCGTGTACATCCGCGACGTCACCACCGACGCCATGCGGGACCAGGGGGTGCTGGACCTTGCCCGAGAAGTCCGCAAGGCCGGCGTGGACCTCGTGCTGGCGCGCGACAGCCTCGCCGCTGCCGGGCACGCGCTGGCGGCCGGGTTCATCACCCCGGACGAGTACCGCGCCGTGATGGAAAGCGTGCAGGACACCGCCGCCCACACCACCTGA
- a CDS encoding penicillin acylase family protein → MATGRRGAGRRVGWVVRGLLGLILAVAAVIGGAFLWVRSTALPRVAGAAVVQGLSGPVTVTRDQWGVPHIRAQGSDEDAVFALGFVHWQDRAWQMDFQRRVAQGRLAEVLGEPALAQDRFLRIWGFQRAAESALPALSDRSRRLIRAYTAGVNAAMQEGKTAVEFRILGYTPDAWSDVDSVSWSKLMAFDLGGNYDEELLGRRVVDRLGEAGLNEVFPPYPEGAPTNLSADELPRPAAPPAGPAGTGDTALLPERTVETLRAHLAAARSLGMERVPGKGSNDWVIAGSRTESGKPILADDPHLALTSPMLWYLADLQGPTLKAIGASIPGLPAIVIGRNERVAWGVTNVNPDVQDLYLEPEGTRLTQRTEVIRVKGKPDVQLVVRESAHGPVISDVAGEDARAAGPTVALKWTALAPGDTTMDAFLGLNYAANWADFTRALSAYVAPSQNFVYADVDGNTGYYAPGRMPVRRGWDGSLPVPGDGSREWQGFIPFEDLPHTFNPADGLVVTANNRVVPGSYPYEIGNIRNWAEPYRARRITDLLTGRPTGLTLDDVKRVQLDTVSLVWQDLKPRMLAATPDGESSRRALELLRGWDGNQTVDSVPALIFEAWLMQLQKLAQDELGNEHAVNSLAVLNALDGGGRLCQDAARQIRDCPQLLTATLRQAVTDLQARLGDDPAGWTYGKLHRVASDHRAFGKVKYLRDVFNHSAPTPGGTNTVNVARPEAGTFRQTHGPSYRQIVDLSDPNRSLYIGSLGQGGSPIGPHASDQQTLWARGEYLPMSTDPKDWGPTRVMTLNSLK, encoded by the coding sequence ATGGCGACGGGAAGACGCGGCGCAGGCCGCCGGGTGGGATGGGTGGTGAGGGGGCTGCTGGGCCTGATCCTGGCCGTGGCGGCCGTGATCGGCGGGGCGTTCCTGTGGGTGCGGAGCACGGCGCTGCCGCGCGTGGCGGGCGCCGCGGTGGTGCAGGGCCTGTCCGGGCCGGTCACGGTCACGCGGGACCAGTGGGGCGTGCCGCACATCCGCGCGCAGGGCAGTGACGAGGACGCGGTGTTCGCGCTGGGGTTCGTGCACTGGCAGGACCGGGCGTGGCAGATGGACTTCCAGCGCCGCGTGGCCCAGGGGCGCCTGGCGGAGGTGCTGGGCGAGCCGGCCCTGGCGCAGGACCGGTTCCTGCGCATCTGGGGCTTCCAGCGGGCCGCCGAGTCGGCCCTGCCGGCCCTGTCGGACCGCTCCCGCCGCCTGATCCGGGCGTACACCGCCGGCGTGAACGCCGCCATGCAGGAAGGGAAGACAGCGGTGGAGTTCCGGATCCTGGGCTACACCCCGGACGCATGGTCGGACGTGGACAGCGTGTCGTGGAGCAAGCTGATGGCCTTCGACCTGGGCGGCAACTACGACGAGGAACTGCTGGGCCGCCGCGTGGTGGACCGGCTGGGTGAGGCCGGGCTGAACGAGGTGTTCCCGCCGTACCCGGAGGGCGCGCCCACCAACCTGAGCGCCGACGAGCTGCCACGCCCGGCGGCCCCGCCCGCGGGGCCGGCCGGCACCGGGGATACGGCCCTGCTGCCGGAACGCACCGTGGAGACATTGCGCGCGCACCTCGCGGCGGCGCGGAGCCTGGGGATGGAACGGGTGCCCGGCAAGGGCAGCAACGACTGGGTGATCGCCGGGAGCCGCACGGAAAGCGGGAAGCCGATCCTGGCGGACGACCCTCACCTGGCGCTGACCAGCCCCATGCTGTGGTACCTCGCGGACCTCCAGGGCCCGACCCTCAAGGCCATCGGCGCGAGCATCCCGGGCCTGCCGGCCATCGTGATCGGCCGCAACGAGCGCGTGGCGTGGGGGGTCACGAACGTGAACCCGGACGTGCAGGACCTGTACTTGGAACCCGAGGGCACGCGCCTCACGCAGCGCACCGAGGTCATCAGGGTGAAGGGCAAACCGGACGTGCAACTGGTCGTCCGCGAGAGCGCGCACGGGCCCGTCATCAGCGACGTGGCCGGCGAGGACGCCAGGGCCGCCGGGCCGACCGTGGCCCTGAAGTGGACGGCCCTGGCCCCCGGGGACACCACCATGGACGCCTTCCTGGGTCTGAACTACGCCGCTAACTGGGCGGACTTCACCCGGGCCCTGAGCGCCTACGTGGCGCCCAGCCAGAACTTCGTGTACGCCGACGTGGACGGCAACACCGGCTACTACGCGCCGGGCCGCATGCCGGTGCGCCGCGGCTGGGACGGCTCGCTGCCCGTGCCCGGGGACGGCAGCCGCGAGTGGCAGGGATTCATTCCCTTCGAGGACCTCCCGCACACCTTCAACCCGGCCGACGGGCTGGTCGTCACCGCGAACAACCGCGTGGTGCCCGGCAGCTACCCGTACGAGATCGGCAACATCCGCAACTGGGCCGAACCCTACCGCGCCCGGCGCATCACCGACCTGCTCACCGGCCGGCCCACCGGCCTCACCCTGGACGACGTGAAACGCGTGCAGCTGGACACCGTCAGCCTGGTGTGGCAGGACCTGAAACCCCGGATGCTGGCCGCGACGCCCGACGGGGAATCCAGCCGCCGCGCGCTGGAACTGCTGCGCGGCTGGGACGGCAACCAGACGGTGGACAGCGTGCCCGCGCTGATCTTCGAGGCATGGCTGATGCAGTTGCAGAAACTCGCGCAGGACGAACTCGGCAACGAGCACGCCGTGAACAGCTTGGCCGTCCTGAACGCCCTGGACGGCGGCGGCCGCCTGTGCCAGGACGCCGCACGGCAGATCAGGGACTGCCCGCAACTGCTCACCGCCACCCTGCGGCAGGCCGTGACCGACCTGCAGGCCCGCCTGGGCGATGACCCCGCCGGCTGGACGTACGGCAAACTGCACCGCGTCGCCAGCGACCACCGCGCCTTCGGCAAGGTGAAGTACCTGCGGGACGTGTTCAACCACAGCGCCCCCACGCCCGGCGGCACGAACACCGTGAACGTCGCCCGGCCGGAGGCCGGCACCTTCCGCCAGACGCACGGCCCCAGCTACCGCCAGATCGTGGACCTCAGCGACCCCAACCGCAGCCTGTACATCGGCAGCCTCGGGCAGGGCGGCAGCCCCATCGGCCCGCACGCCAGCGACCAGCAGACCCTCTGGGCCCGCGGCGAGTACCTGCCCATGAGCACCGACCCGAAAGACTGGGGCCCGACCCGGGTGATGACCCTGAACAGCCTGAAGTGA